From the Thunnus albacares chromosome 24, fThuAlb1.1, whole genome shotgun sequence genome, one window contains:
- the arpc2 gene encoding actin-related protein 2/3 complex subunit 2, with protein sequence MILLEINNRIIEETLSLKFDGASNGTKPEAVDVTFADFDGVLYHISNPNGDKTKVMVSISLKFYKELQEHGADELLKRVYGNFLVSTEPGYNVSLLYDLDALPANKDEVIHQAGMLKRNCFASVFEKYFKFQEEGKEGEQRAVVHYRDDESMYVEAKKDRVTVVFSTVFKDDDDVIIGKVFMQEFKEGRRASHTAPQVLFSHREPPLELKDTDAAVGDNIGYITFVLFPRHTNANARDNTINLIHTFRDYLHYHIKCSKAYIHTRMRAKTSDFLKVLNRARPDAEKKEMKTISGKTFSR encoded by the exons ATGATCCTGTTAGAAATCAATAACCGCATTATAGAGGAGACGCTGTCGTTGAAGTTCGACGGCGCTTCTAACGG AACCAAGCCAGAGGCCGTCGATGTGACGTTTGCAG ATTTCGATGGCGTCTTGTACCACATCTCCAACCCCAATGGGGACAAGACCAAAGTGATGGTCAGCATCTCCCTGAAGTTCTACAAGGAGCTGCAGGAGCACGGAGCTGACGag ctgctcAAAAGGGTCTATGGGAATTTCCTGGTTTCAACAGAGCCTG GCTACAACGTGTCCCTCCTGTACGACCTGGACGCCCTACCCGCCAATAAAGATGAGGTTATCCACCAGGCGGGAATGCTCAAGAGGAACTGCTTCGCCTCCGTTTTTGAAAAGTACTTCAAGTTCCAGGAGGAGGGCAAAGAGGGCGAGCAGAGGGCTGTGGTCCACTACAGAGATGATGAGTCTAT GTATGTTGAGGCCAAGAAGGACAGAGTGACGGTGGTCTTCAGCACAGTGTTCAAAGACGACGACGACGTCATCATCGGCAAAGTCTTCATGCAG GAGTTCAAAGAGGGTCGGCGAGCTAGCCACACAGCTCCCCAGGTGCTGTTCAGCCACCGGGAGCCTCCTCTGGAGCTGAAGGACACAGACGCCGCCGTCGGGGACAACATTGGATACATCACCTTCG TCCTGTTCCCTCGTCACACCAATGCCAATGCCAGAGACAACACCATCAACCTCATCCACACCTTCAGGGACTACCTGCACTACCACATAAAGTGCTCCAAG GCCTACATTCACACACGCATGAGGGCCAAGACGTCGGACTTCCTCAAGGTGCTGAACCGCGCTCGACCCGACGCCGAGAAGAAGGAGATGAAGACCATCTC CGGAAAGACCTTCTCCCGCTGA